In Chthoniobacterales bacterium, the sequence CGGCGACGGGCAAGCCCCAGTTGATCGTGGCCAAGACGCTCATCGGCAAAGGCATTCCCGAGGTGGCGGGAACGAGCAAAGCGCATGGCGAGGGAGGCGTGGCTTTCGCCGACGCGGCGCGCAAGGGTTTGGGGCTTCCGGAGGAAAAATTCCATGTTTCCCCCGAGGTGCGCGAATACTTTGTGCGGCACGCGGCGAAGCTCGAAGACGACTGGCGCGAGTGGCAGGCCCAATACAAAGCCTGGCGCGACGGCAACCGCGACCTCGCCAAGGAAATCGACGACTCCTTGGCCGGCAAGTCTCCCGATCTGCTTGCCTGCATACCCGCATATCCCGAAAGTGCGCCGGATATCGCGACTCGCAAAGCGGGAAGCGAAGTCCTGCAGGACGTGGCCAAGGCCATGCCATTGGTCATCAGTGGCAGCGCCGACCTCCACGGGTCCACGCTGAATTACATCAAAGACGGCGGGGATTTCGATGCCCGCAACCGCTCCGGCCGCAACATCCGCTTCGGTATCCGCGAGCACGGCATGGCGGGGATCCTGAACGGTATCGCCTACGACGGAATTTTCCGCGCGAGCGGGGCGACGTTCCTCGTATTCAATGACTACTGCCGTCCGGCCATACGCATCGCCGCCCTCTCGCACTTGCCCGTGGTCTATATTTTCACGCACGACTCGGTCGGTGTGGGAGAGGATGGGCCCACGCACCAGCCGGTCGAAGCGCTTGCCGCTTTGCGGACTATCCCGAACCTTGATGTGATACGGCCGGCCGATCCGGCGGAGACAGCGGGAGCTTTCGCCGCGGCCTTCGAGCGCAACGATGGTCCCACGGTTCTGGCTCTCTCACGGCAGGTCGTTCCGACGCTCCGTGAAATCCCCGACGAGGTCGCGCGGACGGGTGTCATTCGCGGCGGTTATATCGCGCGCAAGGAGACTTCTGCGTTGGAGCTCCTGCTGCTTGCCAGCGGCAGTGAGCTTCAGATTGCCATGGCGGCCGCGGAAAAGCTGGGACCTTCGGTGCGTGTCGTTTCATTGCCTTGCATGGAGCGGTTCGACCGCCAGCCCGAAGCATACCGCAGTGAAGTTATTCCCCCCGAGTGTGCCAAGCGCGTGTCGGTCGAAGCCGGTGTGAGCCAGCCTTGGTTCAAATATTCGGGTCCGGCGGGGCGTGTCGTGTCCATCGACCGCTTCGGCCTGAGTGCACCTGGAGGAACGGTGATGAAAGAGCTGGGCATCAGCGTGGATGCCGTGCTGACCGCCGCCCGTGAGGTGCTTGCAGGCTGACGCACATGTGTTTTCGTGCTTCTCGTCCTCAAGCATACGGTCATGGGCGGCGCTGAGGCGGCGGAGGGGGAATTCGTGCCGCAGTAGGTCATGGATCTCACCGCGTCCGATGAAAGTATCGTGCGTCTGGAATTGCCGGCGAAGGGCGCCTCGATCTTGGTGAAAACGCGCGAGACCTAAAAAAAGAAGGGCACGTTTTCCGCAGCGAATGCGGCTTTCTCCTCGGCGAGGTATTTGCCGGCCAATTTGTCGAAGCCGCCGCCTGATCGGAACTCGGCGAGGAATCTGTTTGCGGCAGCCAGAAGATCCGGATCGTTTTTGCGCAGCGCGATAGCCCACGCTTCCGTCTTCAGCGGCGCGAGCAGAGCCCGTGTCTTGTCCGGGGATCGCCGTGCATTTTGGAACACCGACATCTGGTCGTAGATGAATGCGTCCGCTTTTCCCTGAATGACCTCGAGCACGCAGCCGTTTTCCTTTTCCAAAGTAAGCAGCCGCGCATTTTTCACATTCGCCCGCGCGAAGACCTCGCCCGTTGTGCCTTGTCTGACGACGATCGTCCGTCCCTCGCGGTCCAAGTCGCCGAGTCCTGTGGCCGGGCTCTCTTTTGCGACGAGCAAAGCCAGTCCCGTGGTGAGGTAAGGATCCGAAAAAGCGACCGACTCGGCGCGTTCGGGCGTCGCGGTCATGGAGGAAATGATCGCGTCGATTTTGCCAGACTTGAGCGCGGGGATGAGTCCGGCGAAGGGAATGTTTTCGATTTGAAGCGGCCGCCCGAGGCTGGAGGCCAGGCCTTCGGAAAGTTCCACGCTGATGCCAGCAGGTTTGCCGTCCGGCCCGATGGTTTCAAAGGGAGGGTAGGAGAGGTCCATGCCGATTTTCAGCGGTTCGGCGGCATGCGCAGAGGTCGCGAGAAGTAATATGGCAGCGAAGTGCTTGGTCATGGGATTTTGTCTCGTGTCTTGCCGCCGGCAGCACCTAAAACAAATGCTTATGCTTCAAGAGTTCAAAACATTTATCGCCAAGGGCAACGCCATCGATCTTGCGGTGGGGGTTGTCATCGGTGCCGCCTTCGGGAAAATCGTCAGCTCGCTCGTTGATGACATCATCATGCCGCCCATCGGCCTGTTGTTGGGGAAAGTTGATTTCGCCAACCTTTTCATCAGTCTCGACGGCAAAAGCTACCCCACGCTGGCAGCCGCGGCCGAAGCCGGCGCGCCGACGCTCAATTACGGCAATTTTATCACCGTCGCGATCCAGTTTTTCATCATCGCCTGGGCCATTTTTCTCGTGGTGAAAGCGATCAATGTGCTGAAGCGCGAGGACAAGGCGGCGGCCAATGCGCCTGCCGCTCCCACCGAGGAAGTGAAGCTCCTCACCGAGATTCGCGACAGTCTCAGGCAGCGCGGCAGTTGAGGCGCAGGCTTGCGGCGCGGCGGGCGCCGTGTTTCATGGCTTCATGGCCCATCCGGAACACCGGCCGGTGGTTGTCGTTGCGGGAGCGTCCGGCTTCGTCGGCACGGCGCTTCTGCCTTTTTTGGCACGGACCCGCGATGTCGTCGCGCTGAGCCGCAGCAAAGGTGCGCCTGTCTCCGGGGTGCGGTGGGAAAAATGCGACCTCTTCTCCCTGTTGCAGACAGAGAGGGCGCTGGTCGGCGCGGATTACGCCGTTTATCTCGTCCACTCGATGCTCCCTGCGCGACTTACGCAGGCGCGGTTCGAGGACATGGATTTCATTTTGGCGGATAATTTCGCGCGCTCCGCGGCGAGGGCAGGGGTGAAGCAGATTGTTTATCTCGGCGGCATCATCCCGGACGATGCCCGGCTTTCGCGGCATCTGGCCAGCCGCCTTGAAGTCGAGCGTGTGCTTTCGGCCCGCGGTGTTCCCGTGACGAGTCTCCGAGCCGGCCTGATCATCGGGCCGCGTGGATCCTCCTTCCGGATTGTCATGAGGCTGGTGCGGCGCTCGCCCCTGCTTTTGTGTCCGCATTGGACGCGGTCGATGACGCAGCCCGCTGGGCTGAACGATGTCGTGCAGCTCATCGATTTTTGCCTCGGGCGCACGGATATGTTCGGCCGCGCTTTCGATGTCGGCGGGCCGGACGTGATGTCCTACGTCGAGCTGATGCGCCGCACGGCGGCGCGTCTGGGAAAGCGGCGTTGCATCGTGGCGGTCCCCTTTGTCTCGTCGAGGCTCAGCACCTGGGGGCTGCGCGCGGTGACCGGGGCCCACCGCGAACTGATTGCGCC encodes:
- the tkt gene encoding transketolase; the protein is MNLPQDVLALAARDARGLAIDAVAACKSGHLGLPLGCAEIGAVLFGAALRYNPREPRWLNRDRFVLSAGHGSMFLYAWLHLAGYDLPLDQVKKFRQLGSITPGHPEFRETPGVECTTGPLGQGVANAVGLAVSGKMCEARFNTPQHRIFGHKVVCLAGDGCLQEGVAAEACSLAGHLQLDNLILIYDSNDVTLDAMALFTQSEDTLARYRAYGWDVQEVDGQNMADLFAAYRKASAATGKPQLIVAKTLIGKGIPEVAGTSKAHGEGGVAFADAARKGLGLPEEKFHVSPEVREYFVRHAAKLEDDWREWQAQYKAWRDGNRDLAKEIDDSLAGKSPDLLACIPAYPESAPDIATRKAGSEVLQDVAKAMPLVISGSADLHGSTLNYIKDGGDFDARNRSGRNIRFGIREHGMAGILNGIAYDGIFRASGATFLVFNDYCRPAIRIAALSHLPVVYIFTHDSVGVGEDGPTHQPVEALAALRTIPNLDVIRPADPAETAGAFAAAFERNDGPTVLALSRQVVPTLREIPDEVARTGVIRGGYIARKETSALELLLLASGSELQIAMAAAEKLGPSVRVVSLPCMERFDRQPEAYRSEVIPPECAKRVSVEAGVSQPWFKYSGPAGRVVSIDRFGLSAPGGTVMKELGISVDAVLTAAREVLAG
- a CDS encoding transporter substrate-binding domain-containing protein: MTKHFAAILLLATSAHAAEPLKIGMDLSYPPFETIGPDGKPAGISVELSEGLASSLGRPLQIENIPFAGLIPALKSGKIDAIISSMTATPERAESVAFSDPYLTTGLALLVAKESPATGLGDLDREGRTIVVRQGTTGEVFARANVKNARLLTLEKENGCVLEVIQGKADAFIYDQMSVFQNARRSPDKTRALLAPLKTEAWAIALRKNDPDLLAAANRFLAEFRSGGGFDKLAGKYLAEEKAAFAAENVPFFF
- the mscL gene encoding large conductance mechanosensitive channel protein MscL, with product MLMLQEFKTFIAKGNAIDLAVGVVIGAAFGKIVSSLVDDIIMPPIGLLLGKVDFANLFISLDGKSYPTLAAAAEAGAPTLNYGNFITVAIQFFIIAWAIFLVVKAINVLKREDKAAANAPAAPTEEVKLLTEIRDSLRQRGS
- a CDS encoding NAD-dependent epimerase/dehydratase family protein, which encodes MAHPEHRPVVVVAGASGFVGTALLPFLARTRDVVALSRSKGAPVSGVRWEKCDLFSLLQTERALVGADYAVYLVHSMLPARLTQARFEDMDFILADNFARSAARAGVKQIVYLGGIIPDDARLSRHLASRLEVERVLSARGVPVTSLRAGLIIGPRGSSFRIVMRLVRRSPLLLCPHWTRSMTQPAGLNDVVQLIDFCLGRTDMFGRAFDVGGPDVMSYVELMRRTAARLGKRRCIVAVPFVSSRLSTWGLRAVTGAHRELIAPLVESLRHAMVAHSPTMQERAGIIPQTFDEALEATLRGEQESPEVEAHLRRRHTQAGQGRYVCSIQRLPLPPGRDAIWVAREYARWLPLLFRYVLRVTVDEHLNLAFRLTGFPRALLELRYSQDRSSPDRPLYYITGGLLAREADASDGRAPARLEFRESPDRRSVLAAIFNYRPSLPWWFYRLTQAPIHLLVMKLFAWHLARQQPVARFAPEGRPIGQA